The proteins below are encoded in one region of Nostoc punctiforme PCC 73102:
- a CDS encoding response regulator, producing MRTNQTSNRESKLNSRQRLVGIRILLVEDEPDIADLLIFVLETAGAEVMALINAEAAFGILESFHPNILVSNVKLPHHNGNWLIEQIRGHSSPYFRQLPAIAITSYTREFSESKALNAGFNRFLVKLENLESIEGVIVDLLSSRDYTD from the coding sequence ATGAGGACGAATCAAACGAGCAATCGAGAAAGTAAGTTAAATTCACGACAGCGCCTTGTTGGAATCAGGATCTTGCTAGTAGAGGATGAGCCAGATATTGCAGACCTGCTCATCTTCGTTCTGGAAACAGCAGGTGCAGAGGTGATGGCTTTGATCAACGCAGAAGCAGCCTTCGGCATCCTCGAATCGTTTCATCCGAATATTCTGGTATCCAATGTCAAGTTGCCTCATCATAATGGAAATTGGTTGATTGAGCAAATTCGGGGACATTCCAGCCCATACTTCCGGCAGTTGCCAGCAATCGCTATTACTTCTTATACACGGGAATTTTCCGAAAGTAAGGCTTTAAATGCAGGCTTTAATCGATTTCTAGTCAAGCTTGAGAATCTAGAGTCAATAGAGGGTGTGATAGTTGATTTACTATCCAGCCGTGATTATACGGACTAA
- a CDS encoding response regulator has translation MLPKNSNVTYPQKDREFLEQIPQSQSPSLNGLRVLVVDDNDNDDCLCIVTFILSDYQAQTKTATSVDEAIEAIEEWKPDIVISDIGMPDKDGYSLVTSIRNKEASMGGFLPAVALTSYAYPEDISEAIDAGFQEVICKPFEPDDLVAVVARLTGQTI, from the coding sequence ATGTTGCCAAAAAATTCTAACGTGACATATCCACAAAAAGATAGAGAGTTTTTAGAGCAAATACCGCAAAGTCAATCTCCATCCCTCAATGGTTTAAGGGTACTTGTGGTAGATGACAATGACAATGACGATTGCTTGTGTATAGTTACGTTTATTTTGTCAGATTACCAGGCACAAACCAAAACGGCAACATCGGTGGATGAAGCTATAGAAGCAATTGAAGAGTGGAAACCAGATATTGTGATCAGCGACATCGGGATGCCTGACAAGGACGGTTACTCACTAGTTACCTCCATCAGAAACAAAGAAGCGTCAATGGGTGGGTTTCTTCCAGCTGTGGCTTTAACAAGTTATGCGTATCCAGAAGACATTAGCGAAGCAATAGATGCAGGGTTTCAAGAGGTTATTTGTAAGCCTTTTGAACCTGATGATCTTGTTGCAGTTGTAGCAAGGCTTACAGGACAAACTATATAA